Genomic segment of Alphaproteobacteria bacterium:
CGATCTTCTCCCACCCCGCCGTGCCGCTCGCCATCGGATTGGCATTGGGACAAAAGACCATCCCGCGCAGCCTGCTGGCGATCGGCGCGTTCTGCGCGATCCTGCCGGATTTTGACAGCATCTCCTTCGCTTTCGGCATTCCCTACGAAAGCCAGTTCGGCCATCGCGGCTTCACGCATTCGGTTTTCTTCGCCGCCTGCATCGCCGCGTTCTTCGCGTGGCGCAACCACGAATTCAAGGCGGATGGCGCGCCGGTTAAACGGCACATCGTTTTCGCCTACCTATTCATCAGCACGGTTTCCCACCCGCTGCTCGACGCGCTGACCGACGGCGGTGAAGGGGTGGCGATCTGGTGGCCGTTTTCGAAAGACCGGTTTTTCTTCGACGACACCCCGCTGCCCGTCTGCCCCATCGGGCAAAGCTTTTTCAGCGCGGCGGGCTATGCGGCGCTGAAGGCGGAACTGACGCTGATCTGGCTGCCTGCGCTGCTGCTGGGGCTGGGCGGTTTCAGCGTCCGGAAAATTTTGGGGAGGTTCACCCGCACGGGTGGAGCCTGATTAAATTCTCTCAACTTTGACCTCAGGATTCAACGTAATTTATTGTTACAACGCGTTTGTGACAGGCTTTTGCGCAGGCGCATGAACGGCTTGCGCGCTAAATAATTTTTTTAAAACCGCATGCGCCGTAACGCGAATGTTACGTTTGCGACAGGTGTTTTTGATGAATCGGGTCTAGCGCGGGTCGCTTTCGGGGTCGAAAACCGCGTCATCCAGCACGGAATCGACGAAGGCCGCGCCCTTCAGGATCGCGCCGGTGAAATCCGCGCCGCGCAGGTCGGCATTGGTGAAGACCGCGCCGTGCAGGTCGCATTTGTTGAACCGCGCCTCCATCAGCCGCGCGCCGGTGAAATTGCAATGCCGCAGCTGCGCTTCCTCCATCCGGCAGGGGATGTGATAGGTGATGCCGTCGGGCTTTTTAAGCACCAGCGGGTTCATGTTGGCGCGGCTGAAATCGGCGCGGTGCATCATCGCGTTGCGAAAGCGCGCGCCGCGCAGGTCGGCGCTCTGGAACATGCATTTGCGGAAATCCGATTCATCGAGGTTGGCGCCCTGCATTTCGATCGACCGCAAATCCATTTCGGCGAAAGTGCATTTGTTGGCGCGCACGGCGGTAAAGCGCTGCGCCGCCAGCTTGGGGCCCTTGCGCATGTCGATATCGGTCAGGACCAGCTGCTTGCCCTGCTGCCCTGCGGTTGCGACCCAGCGCACATGGTTGAGGATCAGTTCATCCAGCGTCATGGGCATTTCGGCGACGGCCTGCCCCTTGGTTTCGCCGGTCAGGGTCAGGGTAAAATTGCTGCCGCTTTTTTCCACCTTTTCAAGCGTCGCGCCGGTCATGGTGGCGTAGGAAAAATCCGCGTTGCGGATGTCGGACTGCTTCATGTCTGCGCCCGATAAATCCGCGCCCTTCATGTTCGCGCCCTGCAGGTTGATGCCGGACATTTTCGCGTTTTCAAGGATCGCGTCGCTGAAATCGGCGGAAATGGCGGTGGCGCCCGTCAGGTTCGCGCCCGTCAGGTCGCTGCCCGTGAACATCACGATGCCGGCTTCGGCTGTCTTGGCGTACTGGTCTTCGGCGCTTTTGATTTTACGTTTCAAAATCGTGCGGCCCTGGCGCAAATCGGCGCCCTGCAAATTCGCCATGGAAAGGTCGGCGTCGCCCACCTCCGCGCCGCGCATATCGGCGCGCACAAGACGCGTGTTGGTCAGCTTCGCGCCCGACAGATCGAC
This window contains:
- a CDS encoding metal-dependent hydrolase — protein: MSTIFSHPAVPLAIGLALGQKTIPRSLLAIGAFCAILPDFDSISFAFGIPYESQFGHRGFTHSVFFAACIAAFFAWRNHEFKADGAPVKRHIVFAYLFISTVSHPLLDALTDGGEGVAIWWPFSKDRFFFDDTPLPVCPIGQSFFSAAGYAALKAELTLIWLPALLLGLGGFSVRKILGRFTRTGGA
- a CDS encoding pentapeptide repeat-containing protein, producing the protein MPQEEEFNLKPVTQAELNDLIRKHQNFLSAKAGGARAVMRDRDMTGLSFIGQNLSQSDFSGCIMAYADLTGANFESSTLFGVDLSGAKLTNTRLVRADMRGAEVGDADLSMANLQGADLRQGRTILKRKIKSAEDQYAKTAEAGIVMFTGSDLTGANLTGATAISADFSDAILENAKMSGINLQGANMKGADLSGADMKQSDIRNADFSYATMTGATLEKVEKSGSNFTLTLTGETKGQAVAEMPMTLDELILNHVRWVATAGQQGKQLVLTDIDMRKGPKLAAQRFTAVRANKCTFAEMDLRSIEMQGANLDESDFRKCMFQSADLRGARFRNAMMHRADFSRANMNPLVLKKPDGITYHIPCRMEEAQLRHCNFTGARLMEARFNKCDLHGAVFTNADLRGADFTGAILKGAAFVDSVLDDAVFDPESDPR